A part of Halictus rubicundus isolate RS-2024b chromosome 4, iyHalRubi1_principal, whole genome shotgun sequence genomic DNA contains:
- the LOC143353830 gene encoding uncharacterized protein LOC143353830, with translation MAVAVHMAKFWAEKPALWFAHLDAQFGLRGITQEDTKYHHVVAQLDVRTAEEVEDILLNPLEQNKYTRLKEELITRLSTSKQRKMKQLLEHEERGDRTPSQFLRHIRSLAGNEVPEDFIRTLWMSRLPVTMQSVLATQDGVELEKVAALADRISEVTPAQIHPAAAANNVAALGDIDALVEQIAARVTTKLEGRGRQPRRSTPSSRYRRRSRSKSKAESRPSGICWYHGRFGDKATKCTKPCTFQSGNDPQSR, from the coding sequence ATGGCCGTAGCCGTGCACATGGCGAAATTCTGGGCGGAAAAACCAGCATTATGGTTTGCGCACCTGGACGCCCAGTTCGGTTTGCGCGGGATAACCCAGGAGGACACCAAGTACCACCACGTTGTGGCGCAACTTGACGTAAGAACCGCGGAAGAAGTGGAGGACATCCTGCTGAACCCGCTGGAGCAGAATAAGTACACGCGGCTAAAGGAGGAATTAATCACGCGGCTCTCCACTTCCAAGCAGAGGAAGATGAAGCAGCTCCTCGAACACGAGGAACGAGGAGACCGGACGCCGTCGCAGTTTCTGCGACACATAAGGAGCCTGGCGGGCAACGAGGTGCCGGAAGATTTCATCCGGACTCTGTGGATGAGTAGGCTACCCGTCACCATGCAATCGGTGCTGGCCACACAAGATGGCGTCGAGCTCGAGAAAGTGGCGGCCCTGGCGGACCGGATCAGCGAGGTCACGCCGGCGCAGATCCACCCAGCAGCAGCGGCAAACAATGTCGCAGCGCTCGGCGACATCGACGCCCTCGTTGAGCAAATTGCCGCACGCGTGACCACCAAGCTGGAAGGCAGAGGGCGCCAACCAAGGCGCAGCACGCCCAGCAGCCGGTACCGCAGACGTTCCCGATCGAAGTCTAAGGCCGAATCTCGCCCCAGCGGCATCTGCTGGTACCACGGGCGATTCGGAGACAAGGCGACAAAGTGCACGAAGCCGTGTACTTTCCAGTCGGGAAACGACCCACAGAGTCGCTGA
- the LOC143353141 gene encoding cell division cycle 7-related protein kinase: MEEKSLVEEDNEDESDNVVDLKNRIPLLKELFHIHGKVGEGTFSSVFLATLKSSNGSKKFALKHLVPTRHPEKIERELLCMQQIGGKDYVVGLDLCLRNFETVVFVMPYMRHDKFSDYVQNMTVQETKDYMIALLTALRRVHQFNIIHRDVKPNNFLYDRCNKRYLLVDFGLAQEYVAEDKSSNVALTSSSVQSIKRKRSDENCLNQSLISKKKETAEKCHCFGKPKVCSICTLRPEQAAPRAGTPGFRAPEVLLKYPSQTQAIDIWASGVMMLCILSSTQPFFHSPDDCTALAEITTIFGSNKMQQCAHKLGKKIIFCEDIPGTDIVSLCQKLKKRNKGSLNNSSDCSSMYKKASLDIQFPKEAYHLLLRLLDLDYKTRLTADQALQHPFLKL; the protein is encoded by the exons ATGGAAGAAAAAAGCCTAGTTGAAGAGGATAATGAAGATG AGTCCGACAATGTTGTTGACCTTAAAAATAGAATACCATTATTAAAAGAGTTATTTCATATACATGGAAAAGTTGGAGAAGGGACATTCAGTTCTGTGTTTCTAGCTACGCTGAAATCTTCTAATGGATCTAAAAAGTTTGCATTGAAACATTTAGTTCCTACTCGTCATCCTGAAAAGATTGAACGTGAATTATTATGTATGCAACAAATAGG TGGTAAAGATTATGTGGTTGGATTAGATCTGTGTTTGCGAAATTTTGAGACAGTGGTTTTTGTAATGCCATATATGAGACATGACAAATTTTCG GACTATGTACAAAATATGACTGTCCAAGAAACAAAGGATTATATGATAGCATTATTGACTGCATTGCGAAGAGTCCATCAATTTAATATTATACATCGGGATGTGAAACCTAACAACTTTTTATATGATAGATGCAATAAAAG ATACTTGCTAGTTGATTTTGGATTAGCACAAGAATATGTTGCTGAAGATAAATCGTCTAATGTTGCATTAACTAGTTCTAGTGTACAATCCATCAAACGAAAAAGATCGGATGAA AATTGCTTAAATCAATCTTTAAtttcaaaaaagaaagaaacagcaGAGAAATGTCATTGTTTTGGGAAACCTAAAGTTTGTTCGATATGTACGTTGAGACCAGAACAAGCAGCTCCAAGAGCTGGTACTCCTGGATTTCGTGCACCCGAGGTTTTATTGAAATATCCTTCACAAACCCAAGCAATCGACATTTGGGCAAGTGGAGTAATGATGCTATGTATTCTTAGCAGTACGCAACCATTTTTTCATTCTCCAGACGATTGTACAGCTTTAGCAGAAATAACAACTATATTTGGATcaaataaaatgcaacaatgTGCACATAAACTAG GGAAAAAGATTATCTTTTGCGAAGATATACCAGGCACTGATATTGTATCTTTATGTCAGAAGttaaaaaagagaaataaaggTTCATTGAATAATAGTAGTGATTGTAGTAGCATGTATAAGAag gcATCATTGGATATCCAATTCCCAAAAGAAGCTTATCATCTTTTATTAAGATTGTTGGACTTAGATTACAAAACACGACTTACTGCGGATCAAGCATTGCAACATCCATTCTTAAAGTTATAG
- the Sccro4 gene encoding DCN1-like protein SCCRO4 — protein sequence MPRSKRRAPSSTNHHHSSIEMSPSAQDEGIPRHPSKRLRHTSSARRYTKTEDVSSTSSFSQKRCITWFREYTTPDDSDTLGPEGMEKFCEDIGVEPENVVMLVLAYKMNARQMGFFTLSEWLKGLSELQCDSISKIQQKLEHLRVQLTDPHTFKGIYRYAYDFARDKDQRSMEMETARVMLQLLLGKHWPLFTQFAQFLDQSKYKVINKDQWCNILEFSRTINHDLSNYDLDGAWPVMLDEFVEWLKMQRGKESSTEVRGS from the exons ATGCCACGCAGCAAGCGTAGAGCGCCCTCTAGCACAAATCATCATCATTCTTCTATTGAAATGTCACCTAGTGCCCAAGACGAGGGTATACCAAGGCATCCATCAAAACGACTTAGACACACATCTAG TGCAAGACGTTACACAAAAACGGAAGATGTTTCAAGTACTTCATCTTTTTCCCAAAAGCGTTGTATTACTTGGTTTAGAGAATACACAACACCTGACGATTCAGACACACTTGGTCCTGAAGGAATGGAAAAATTTTGTGAAGACATTGGTGTAGAACCTGAAAATGTAGTGATGCTTGTTCTTGCATATAAAATGAATGCCCGCCAAATGGGTTTTTTCACACTAAGTGAATGGTTGAAAGGCCTTTCGGAATTACAATGTGATTCTATTAGTAAAATACAACAAAAACTTGAGCACCTAAGGGTTCAGTTAACTGATCCACATACGTTCAAAGGAATTTACAGATATGCTTATGATTTTGCTAGA GACAAAGATCAAAGGAGCATGGAAATGGAAACTGCCAGAGTTATGTTGCAGTTACTTTTGGGAAAACATTGGCCACTTTTCACACAATTTGCTCAGTTCCTAGATCAATCAAAGTACAAAGTGATTAATAAAGATCAATGGTGCAACATTTTAGAATTTTCTCGTACAATCAATCATGATTTATCTAATTATGATTTAGATGGAGCAT GGCCAGTGATGCTTGATGAATTTGTTGAATGGTTAAAAATGCAGCGAGGTAAGGAATCATCAACAGAAGTTAGAGGCAGCTGA
- the Unc-45 gene encoding unc-45 myosin chaperone, with amino-acid sequence MTKTTNLTAQQWKEKGNEEFNKKNWSEALSCYTNALKLTNEDNYEKAIYYKNRAAVYLKQGEYNKAIKDCDESLKICPNDPKALFRRCQALEVLERYEEAYRDARYIISSDPGNKAIQPIAARLHETVQERYKQNSRISAKVSQMMDIAFEMKGTNENRETAMNNLLVLARERAGAEIMLKDGIVCKIMKILKLEKNEEIITVAIRIIAELSKDNISRTELILKDIGIPCYLEMIDSKLTERVNAAQYCLQTILNTYSGMDNKPDTKPKKELCDKYNKQIDTILSCLLYSVTSRTISGLARDAIIELIIRNVHYNALNWAERLVELRGLQRLMEVAGELEEYKYESSMEITPSTRTVTSVCLARIYENMYYDAAKEKFRNAIDEFIKDKLLDPDIESKVRVVVAITTLLLGPLDVGNTVIAREGILEMILVMAGTDDVLQQKVACECIVAAASKKDKATAIINQGVNILKKLYQSKDDSIKVRALVGLCKLSSSGGSDATIRPFADGATTRLAEACRRFLINPKKQKDMRKWAVEGLSYLTFDAQVKEKLIEDGEAVKAMIELAKTGDQSVIYGVVTTLVNLCNAYDKQEIIPEMVELAKFAKHHIPEEHELDDIDFVRKREIALAKAGVTSALVSLSKTESQNSRELIARVFNAICSQHEVRGIVVQQGGAKALLPLALEGTEKGKKQASQALARLGITINPEVAFPGQRMMEVVRPFINLLNQECSALENFEALMALCNLAGINDSIRKRILKEGGFQKIENYMFEDHDMLKRASTQVVNNLMMCEDTIKYYEQENDRVKYLVILCEDEDVDTSLAAAGALAMLTSVSKKSCIKIFDSKDWLESLRFLLANPNLDLQHRGVVIVSNMIKSTKDVAAKLIETDVMEILMALTKNDTAENKQIKGIASSALEAAAEWKLIRSTNEEQPPQDSNNLENVE; translated from the exons atgACAAAAACAACGAATTTAACTGCACAACAATGGAAAGAAAAGGGTAATgaggaatttaataaaaaaaattggtcAGAAGCATTGAGTTGTTACACGAATGCCTTAAAGCTTACAAATGAAGACAACTATGAAAAGGCTATATATTATAAGAATCGTGCTGCAGTATATTTAAAACAAGGAGAATACAATAAAGCCATTAAGGATTGCGATGAATCTCTTAAAATATGCCCAAATGATCCTAAAGCATTATTTCGTAGATGTCAAGCATTAGAAGTATTAGAAAGATACGAAGAGGCATATCGTGATGCCAGATATATTATTTCATCTGATCCAGGTAATAAAGCGATTCAACCTATTGCAGCACGATTACATGAGACTGTACAAGAAAGATACAAACAAAATTCTCGTATTAGTGCCAAG GTATCACAGATGATGGATATAGCTTTTGAAATGAAAGGAACCAATGAAAATCGAGAAACAGCAATGAACAACTTGCTTGTCCTTGCCAGGGAAAGGGCAGGTGCAGAAATTATGTTAAAGGATGGAATTGTgtgtaaaataatgaaaattttaaaacttgaaaaaaatgAGGAAATAATAACAGTTGCAATTCGTATCATTGCTGAATTATCTAAAGATAATATTAGCCGGACTGAACTTATATTAAAGGATATTGGTATACCTTGCTATTTGGAAATGATTGACAGTAAACTTACAGAAAGAGTAAATGCTGCTCAGTATTGCTTGCAG ACTATACTCAATACTTACAGTGGCATGGACAATAAACCAGATACAAAACCAAAGAAAGAATTATGTGACAAATATAATAAGCAAATTGATACCATTTTGTCTTGCTTATTATACAGTGTAACAAGTAGAACTATTTCTGGATTAGCTAGAGACGCAATTATAGAACTTATTATACGCAACGTTCACTATAATGCATTAAATTGGGCAGAACGACTAGTTGAACTTCGTGGCTTACAACGTTTAATGGAAGTAGCTGGTGAACTTGAAGAATACAAATATGAATCTTCAATGGAGATCACACCATCTACTAGAACTGTGACCAGTGTATGCTTAGCAAGAATTTATGAAAACATGTATTACGATgcagcaaaagaaaaattcagaaatGCGATTGACGAATTTATTAAAGATAAATTACTTGATCCGGATATAGAATCCAAG GTCCGTGTTGTAGTTGCTATAACAACATTATTGCTTGGTCCATTGGATGTTGGAAACACAGTGATTGCTAGAGAAGGTATCTTAGAAATGATACTTGTAATGGCTGGTACAGACGATGTACTACAACAAAAAGTTGCCTGTGAATGTATAGTTGCTGCTGCATCTAAGAAAGACAAAGCTACTGCAATTATAAATCAAGGAGTGaatattctgaaaaaattatatcaaTCTAAAGATGATTCTATCAAAGTACGTGCATTAGTAGGCTTGTGTAAGCTGAGCAGTTCAGGTGGCTCAGATGCCACAATTAGACCATTTGCGGATGGCGCAACAACGAGATTAGCAGAAGCTTGTCGGAGGTTCTTAATTAATCCCAAGAAACAGAAAGATATGAGGAAATGGGCAGTAGAAGGACTGTCATACCTTACTTTTGACGCTCAAGTTAAAGAAAAGCTTATCGAAGATGGCGAAGCGGTCAAAGCAATGATAGAACTTGCTAAAACTGGAGATCAGTCTGTAATCTATGGTGTTGTTACGACATTAGTCAATTTGTGTAATGCTTATGATAAACAAGAAATTATACCAGAAATGGTGGAATTagcaaaatttgcaaaacatcATATACCCGAGGAACATGAACTTGACGACATTGATTTTGTGAGAAAAAGAGAAATTGCACTAGCTAAAGCTGGTGTTACCAGCGCGCTGGTTAGTCTTTCTAAAACGGAAAGTCAAAACAGCAGGGAGTTAATAGCACGTGTTTTCAATGCAATTTGTAGTCAACATGAAGTCAGAGGTATTGTTGTTCAACAGGGTGGAGCGAAAGCTCTTTTGCCATTGGCTTTAGAGGGAACTGAAAAAGGAAAGAAACAAGCATCTCAAGCCCTTGCACGTTTAGGGATTACGATCAATCCAGAGGTTGCTTTCCCTGGCCAAAGAATGATGGAAGTAGTTCGACCTTTCATAAACCTTTTAAATCAAGAATGTTCCGCCCTTGAAAACTTTGAAGCTTTAATGGCTCTATGTAATTTGGCGGGTATTAATGATAGTATTAGAAAACGAATATTAAAGGAAGGAGGTTTTCAAAAAATAGAGAACTATATGTTTGAGGATCATGATATGCTGAAACGTGCGTCCACACAGGTTGTGAATAACTTGATGATGTGTGAAGATACTATAAAATATTATGAACAAGAAAATGACAGAGTTAAATATCTAGTAATTCTTTGCGAAGATGAAGATGTGGATACAAGTTTGGCAGCGGCAGGAGCGTTAGCGATGTTGACATCAGTTAGCAAGAAATCctgtattaaaatatttgattcaAAGGATTGGTTAGAATCATTACGATTTTTACTTGCTAATCCAAATCTTGATTTACAACATAGAGGTGTTGTAATTGTTTCAAACATGATCAAAAGCACTAAGGATGTTGCAGCAAAATTAATCGAAACTGACGTGATGGAAATTTTAATGGCTTTAACTAAGAACGATACCGCAGAAAATAAACAAATCAAAGGAATAGCTAGCAGTGCATTAGAAGCAGCAGCAGAGTGGAAACTTATTAGAAGTACAAATGAAGAACAACCACCTCAGGATTCAAATAACTTAGAAAACGTTGAATAA
- the LOC143353831 gene encoding uncharacterized protein LOC143353831, whose product MAGSQILKTRVTCAQRYLSFEEVGFRETDYNKLSARQKRNIRREITSNLRKFSRDNKLQNPPNLDNLQNIPSTSSLSVPVSNNSNESLLNIPTTSSFTHDSSSTFSCDDVVWEYAGTVSEVSFRDGLASCFVDNNLTHTQGNNILSLLRTHSCFSSLPKDIRTLISIPCTSVVTSVVEPGEYVHFDVELEIVKQLSQCSPIIPGELQLYFHVDGCSLDSSNTIQIWPI is encoded by the exons ATGGCAGGTAGTCAAATTTTAAAAACTCGCGTTACTTGTGCTCAACGTTATTTG agttttgaagaagtcggttttcgcgaaaccgactataataaattaagcgctaggcagaaacgaaatattcggcgcgaaataacctcaaatttgaggaagttttcacgtgacaataaattacaaaatccccctaatcttgataatctgcagaacattcccagcacgtcttctttatccgtgcctgtcagtaataatagtaatgaaagtcttcttaatattcccaccacatcttcattcacgcatgattcgtcttctaccttttcatgcgatgatgtggtttgggaatatgctggtactgtttcagaagtatcatttcgtgatggtttagcatcttgctttgtggacaataatttaacgcacactcaggggaacaacatcttatctcttctacgtacccattcgtgtttttctagtttgccgaaagatataagaacgctcattagtataccatgtaccagtgtcgtcacctctgtggtagaaccaggagagtatgttcattttgatgtagagttggaaatagttaaacagttatctcaatgttctccaataattcctggagagttgcaattatattttcatgtggatggatgtagtttagatagttccaatacaattcaaatttggcctatttaa